The uncultured Subdoligranulum sp. genomic sequence GGGCCCGGTCTTTTTCAAACAGCGCCGGGTGGGGAAGGACAAGACCCACTTCAACATTCTGAAATTCCGCACCATGCGGGGAGATACCCCCCACGATGTGCCCACCCATCTGCTGAAAAATGCGGACAGCTACATCACCCGGAGCGGCGCCTTCCTGCGCAAGACCAGCCTGGATGAATTGCCCCAGATCTACAACATTCTGGCAGGGCAGATGAGCATCATCGGCCCGCGGCCCGCCCTGTACAACCAGTACGACCTCATCGAGGCCCGGGACAAGGTCCACGCCAACGATATCCGCCCCGGCCTCACCGGCCTGGCGCAGGTCAACGGACGGGATGAGCTGCCCATCGATGTGAAGGCAAGGTACGACGGCGAATATGCCGCCCACCTGACCTTTGGCATGGACTGCAAAATCTTTTTCCGCAGCTTCACCTATGTGTTCCAGCGCCGCGGCGTGGTGGAGGGCGGTACCGGCGCCATGCAGGATTCCGGAAAAGATATGTCGTCAAAATGACGGAGTTTTTACCCCGCTGCCGCACAGTGCAGCGGGACTTTTTTGCATATAAACGAAAATTGTACAAGAATATCTTACTTTTTTCGTTAAAATATGTTGCAAAAGTCAACACGATTGTGTAAAATATACATCAAGAGTTATCTGTTTTCGGACAGTTTACCAAAAGGCATTTTGACAAATCGCCCAAATGAACCGAAGGGGAGTAACAGACTATGGCGAACAGGGTATTCCAGAACGTGGTGTACCAGATGAAAGAGGCCGTTGACCGTGTGGTTGGCGTCGTGGATGAAACCGGTACAGTCATTTCCTGCTCCGAGCTGGGGCAGATCGGCGAAGTGCGCGACGGTGTAGCCGCCGTGCGCCAGACGGCAGGGGACGCCTTTGTGCGGGACGGCTATTCCTATCACCAGTTCTCCAATGCCAAGCATAACGACTACGCGGCCTTTGTGGAAGGTACCGATCCCACGGCGGCACAGTTTGCAGCCATGCTGTCCATCAGCCTGCAGTGCATCAAACAGTACCACGATGAGAAGTTCGACAAGACCAACTTCATCAAGAATGTGGTGCTGGACAACATCCTGCCCGGCGATATCTACGCCAAGGCGCGGGAGCTGCACTTCGTGTCGGATGCCCAGCGGGTGGTGCTGCTGATCCGTGTGACCTCGGGCAACGATATTTCGGCCTACGATGTGGTCAGCGGCCTGTTCCCCGACAAGCAGAAGGACTTCGTCTTCAATATCAGTGAGAGCGATACCGTCCTGGTCAAGGAGATCAAGCCGGACAACAATACCAAGGATATGGAGAAGCTGGCCACCTCCATCGTGGATACGCTGCAGGGGGACCACTACATCAAGGCTGTGGTGGGCATCGGCACGCCCATCAACAACATCAAGGATCTGGCCTCCAGCTTCAAGGAAGCCCAGATCGCCATGGAAGTGGGCAAGGTTTTCGACACCGAGCGTCAGGTCATCAGCTATGACCATCTGGGCATTGCCCGCCTGATCTATCAGCTGCCCACCACGCTGTGCGAGGCGTTCCTGCGGGAGGTCTTCAAGCAGGAGAGCATCGATTCCCTGGACGCCGAGACGCTGTTCACCATCCAGCGCTTCTTTGAGAACAACCTGAATGTTTCGGAGACCAGCCGCGGATTGTTTGTCCACCGCAACACGCTGGTGTACCGGCTGGAGAAGATCCGCAAACTGACCGGCCTTGACCTGCGCAACTTCGACGATGCCATCGTCTTCAAGGTGGCGCTGATGGTCAAGAAGTACCTCTCCGCCAACCCGGCCAAGTATTGAAACACAAAAGTCCCGCCGCAAGGCGGGCTTTTTTTGTATGCGGGAGCCCTAGGCTGCCCAAATTCCTGAGGGGAGCCCCGGGGACGGTACTTGAAAAGGACGTTCGGTTGTGCTATAATACTTAACTGGTAATTATCGGCTCAAAGTCCAGAGCCTGAATGAATACAAACGAGGGGGACCCATATTTATGTCCGGACATAGCAAATGGAACAACATCAAGCGTAAGAAGGAAAAGACCGACGGCGCCCGCGCCAAGATCTTCACCAAGATCGGCCGCGAGATTTCCGTGGCCGTGAAGGAGGGCGGTTCCAACCCC encodes the following:
- a CDS encoding helix-turn-helix domain-containing protein; protein product: MANRVFQNVVYQMKEAVDRVVGVVDETGTVISCSELGQIGEVRDGVAAVRQTAGDAFVRDGYSYHQFSNAKHNDYAAFVEGTDPTAAQFAAMLSISLQCIKQYHDEKFDKTNFIKNVVLDNILPGDIYAKARELHFVSDAQRVVLLIRVTSGNDISAYDVVSGLFPDKQKDFVFNISESDTVLVKEIKPDNNTKDMEKLATSIVDTLQGDHYIKAVVGIGTPINNIKDLASSFKEAQIAMEVGKVFDTERQVISYDHLGIARLIYQLPTTLCEAFLREVFKQESIDSLDAETLFTIQRFFENNLNVSETSRGLFVHRNTLVYRLEKIRKLTGLDLRNFDDAIVFKVALMVKKYLSANPAKY
- a CDS encoding sugar transferase; the encoded protein is MYQHYIKRLLDFVLSLAAVIVLAIPMAIIALWIKSDSPGPVFFKQRRVGKDKTHFNILKFRTMRGDTPHDVPTHLLKNADSYITRSGAFLRKTSLDELPQIYNILAGQMSIIGPRPALYNQYDLIEARDKVHANDIRPGLTGLAQVNGRDELPIDVKARYDGEYAAHLTFGMDCKIFFRSFTYVFQRRGVVEGGTGAMQDSGKDMSSK